In Streptomyces sp. SLBN-118, the following are encoded in one genomic region:
- a CDS encoding bifunctional riboflavin kinase/FAD synthetase produces the protein MQRWRGLEDIPQGWGRSVVTIGSYDGVHRGHQLIIGRAVARARELGVPSVVVTFDPHPSEVVRPGSHPPLLAPHHRRAELMAELGVDAILILPFTTEFSKLSPADFIVKVLVDKLHARAVIEGPNFRFGHKAAGNVEFLAEFGATYDYEVEVVDLYVSGAAGGGEPFSSTLTRRLIAEGDVEGAAEILGRPHRVEGVVVRGAQRGRELGYPTANVETLPHTAIPADGVYAGWLTADGETMPAAISVGTNPQFDGTERTVEAYAIDRVGLDLYGLHVAVDFLAYVRSQEKFDSIDALLDAIAADVKKCRELTGAV, from the coding sequence GTGCAGCGCTGGCGTGGCTTGGAGGACATCCCCCAGGGCTGGGGACGCAGCGTCGTCACCATCGGCTCCTACGACGGTGTGCACCGCGGCCACCAGCTGATCATCGGCCGGGCCGTGGCCCGCGCCCGCGAGCTCGGCGTGCCCTCCGTCGTCGTGACCTTCGACCCGCACCCCAGCGAGGTCGTCCGCCCCGGCAGCCACCCGCCGCTGCTCGCCCCGCACCACCGGCGGGCCGAGCTGATGGCCGAGCTGGGCGTCGACGCGATCCTCATCCTTCCCTTCACGACCGAGTTCTCGAAGCTGTCGCCCGCGGACTTCATCGTGAAGGTGCTCGTCGACAAGCTGCACGCGCGGGCGGTCATCGAAGGCCCGAACTTCCGCTTCGGCCACAAGGCGGCGGGGAACGTCGAATTCCTCGCCGAGTTCGGCGCGACGTACGACTACGAGGTCGAGGTCGTCGACCTCTACGTCAGCGGCGCGGCGGGGGGCGGCGAGCCGTTCTCCTCGACCCTGACCCGCCGCCTGATCGCCGAGGGCGACGTCGAGGGGGCCGCCGAAATCCTGGGCCGCCCGCACCGCGTCGAGGGCGTGGTGGTGCGGGGCGCACAGCGCGGCCGCGAGCTGGGCTACCCGACGGCGAACGTGGAAACGCTTCCGCACACGGCGATCCCGGCGGACGGGGTGTACGCGGGCTGGCTGACGGCCGACGGCGAAACGATGCCGGCGGCGATCTCGGTCGGCACGAACCCGCAGTTCGACGGTACGGAGCGGACGGTGGAGGCGTACGCGATCGACCGGGTGGGGCTGGACCTGTACGGGCTGCATGTGGCGGTGGACTTCCTGGCGTATGTGAGGAGCCAGGAGAAGTTCGACTCGATCGATGCGCTGCTGGACGCGATTGCGGCGGACGTGAAGAAGTGCCGGGAGCTGACGGGGGCGGTGTAG
- the truB gene encoding tRNA pseudouridine(55) synthase TruB yields MTQHNKTPDGLVIVDKPSGFTSHDVVAKMRGIARTRRVGHAGTLDPMATGVLVLGVEKATKLLGHLALTEKEYLGTIRLGQNTVTDDAEGEITSSTDASKVARVAIDACVAGLTGDIMQVPSKVSAIKIDGKRSYARVRGGEDFEIPARPVTVSAFRVHDVREAEAEDGTPVVDLVVSVVCSSGTYIRALARDLGAGLGVGGHLTALRRTRVGPYGLDSAKTLEQLQEDLTVMPIADAAAAAFPRWDVDEKRAKLLTNGVRLDMPAYDTAPVAVFGPDGRFLALVEEQKGKAKSLAVFA; encoded by the coding sequence ATGACACAGCACAACAAGACGCCGGACGGCCTTGTCATCGTCGACAAGCCGTCCGGCTTCACTTCTCACGACGTCGTCGCCAAGATGCGCGGGATCGCAAGGACCCGCCGGGTCGGGCATGCGGGGACGCTGGACCCCATGGCAACCGGGGTGCTGGTCCTGGGCGTCGAAAAGGCCACGAAACTCCTCGGGCACCTCGCGCTGACCGAGAAGGAGTACCTCGGCACCATCCGGCTGGGGCAGAACACCGTCACCGACGACGCCGAGGGCGAGATCACGTCGTCCACCGACGCCTCCAAGGTGGCCAGGGTAGCGATCGACGCGTGCGTGGCCGGGCTGACCGGCGACATCATGCAGGTTCCGTCGAAGGTCAGCGCCATCAAGATCGACGGCAAGCGGTCCTACGCGCGCGTGCGCGGGGGCGAGGACTTCGAGATCCCCGCCCGTCCGGTGACCGTCTCGGCGTTCCGTGTCCACGACGTGCGGGAGGCGGAGGCCGAGGACGGGACGCCGGTCGTCGACCTGGTCGTCTCGGTCGTCTGCTCGTCCGGTACGTACATCCGCGCCCTCGCCCGTGACCTCGGCGCCGGTCTGGGCGTCGGCGGGCATCTCACGGCGCTGCGTCGCACTCGGGTCGGTCCCTACGGCCTGGACTCGGCGAAGACCCTGGAGCAGCTCCAGGAGGACCTGACCGTGATGCCGATCGCCGATGCGGCCGCCGCCGCGTTCCCCCGCTGGGACGTGGACGAGAAGCGCGCCAAGCTGCTCACCAACGGTGTACGGCTGGACATGCCCGCCTACGACACCGCGCCTGTGGCGGTCTTCGGACCCGACGGCCGCTTCCTGGCACTGGTCGAGGAGCAGAAGGGCAAGGCCAAGAGCCTCGCCGTCTTCGCCTGA
- the rbfA gene encoding 30S ribosome-binding factor RbfA, translating to MADNARAKKLADLIREVVAEKMQRGIKDPRLGTHVTITDTRVTGDLREATVFYTVYGDDEDRASAAAGLESAKGVLRSAVGAAAGTKFTPTLTFVADALPENAKTIEDLLDKARASDAKVREASSGAAYAGEADPYRKPETDDMSAAAGGDDASE from the coding sequence GTGGCCGACAACGCGCGGGCGAAAAAGCTGGCGGACCTCATCCGGGAGGTGGTCGCCGAGAAGATGCAGCGCGGCATCAAGGACCCGCGCCTGGGTACGCACGTGACCATCACGGACACCCGCGTCACCGGTGACCTGCGGGAGGCCACGGTCTTCTACACGGTCTACGGCGACGACGAGGACCGGGCGAGCGCGGCAGCCGGGCTGGAGAGCGCCAAGGGCGTCCTGCGGTCGGCGGTCGGAGCGGCGGCGGGGACGAAGTTCACGCCGACCCTGACCTTTGTCGCGGACGCCCTCCCAGAGAACGCCAAGACGATCGAGGATCTCCTCGACAAGGCACGCGCATCCGACGCCAAGGTGCGTGAGGCGTCCTCGGGCGCGGCGTACGCGGGCGAGGCCGATCCGTACCGCAAGCCGGAGACGGATGACATGTCCGCTGCCGCAGGTGGGGACGACGCCTCCGAATGA
- a CDS encoding DUF503 domain-containing protein: MYVGTLSFDLLLGDVRSLKEKRSVIRPIVAELQRRYAVSAAETGGQDLHRRAQIGLAVVSGDTGHLTDVLDRCERLVAGRPEVELLSVRRRLHSDED; encoded by the coding sequence ATGTATGTGGGGACACTGTCCTTCGATCTGCTTCTCGGCGACGTACGGTCGCTGAAGGAGAAGCGCTCCGTGATCCGCCCGATCGTGGCCGAGCTCCAGCGCAGATACGCGGTGAGCGCGGCGGAGACCGGCGGGCAGGATCTCCACCGCCGGGCCCAGATCGGCCTGGCCGTGGTGTCCGGGGACACCGGGCACCTCACAGATGTACTCGACCGGTGCGAGCGCCTTGTCGCCGGCCGGCCCGAGGTGGAACTGCTGTCGGTTCGACGCAGGCTCCACAGCGACGAAGACTGA
- the infB gene encoding translation initiation factor IF-2 — protein sequence MAKVRVYELAKEFGVESKVVMAKLQELGEFVRSASSTIEAPVVRKLTDALQGPGGTAGKSAAKPGAPRKAAPAKPAAPSPVSSARPAAPKPGVPAPKPAAAEAPASSAPSVAPASPGPRPGPKPAPAKPAPAAPVPAAEFSAPAPAQPAAPQAPRPAGATPGPRPARPAPAGGQRDGGRDGGRGGERPARPAGQGAPRPGGRPAGPRPGNNPFTSGGSTGMARPQAPRPGGAPRPGGGAPGAPRPQGGPGGAHSGPSGRPQGPGGARPTPGGMPRPQAPRPGGGPAGNRPNPGMMPQRPAASPRPGGGPGGGGGRGPGGGGGRPGGAGAGRPGGGGGGFAGRPGGGGGGGRPGAGGGFAGRPGGGGPGGGGGFGGGGGRPGFGGRPGGPGGRGGTQGAFGRPGGPARRGRKSKRQRRQEYEAMQAPSVGGVMLPRGNGETVRLSRGASLTDFAEKINANPASLVAVMMNLGEMVTATQSVSDETLQLLADEMNYTVQIVSPEEEDRELLESFDIEFGEDEGGEDMLVSRPPVVTVMGHVDHGKTRLLDAIRKTNVVAGEAGGITQHIGAYQVGTEVNGEERKITFIDTPGHEAFTAMRARGAKSTDIAILVVAANDGVMPQTIEALNHAKAAGVPIVVAVNKIDVEGADPTKVRGQLTEFGLVAEEYGGDTMFVDISAKQALHIDSLLEAVVLTADASLDLRANAQMDAQGIAIEAHLDRGRGAVATVLVQRGTLRVGDTMVAGDAYGRVRAMLDDNGNNVEEAGPSTPVLVLGLTNVPGAGDNFLVVDEDRTARQIAEKRAARERNAAFAKRTRRVSLEDLDKVLKAGLVQDLNVIIKGDASGSVEALESSLLQLDVGEEVEIRVLHRGVGAVTESDIDLAMGSDAIVIGFNVRAAGRAAQMAEREGVDVRYYSVIYQAIEEIEAALKGMLKPEYEEVELGTAEIREVFRSSKLGNIAGVLIRSGEVKRNTKARLIRDGKVIAESLNIEGLRRFKDDVTEIREGFEGGINLGNFNDIKIDDVIATYEMREKPRG from the coding sequence GTGGCTAAGGTCCGGGTATACGAACTCGCCAAGGAGTTCGGTGTGGAGAGCAAGGTCGTCATGGCCAAGCTCCAAGAACTCGGTGAATTCGTCCGTTCGGCGTCCTCGACGATCGAGGCGCCGGTTGTACGTAAATTGACTGACGCTTTGCAGGGACCCGGCGGCACCGCCGGCAAGTCCGCTGCCAAGCCCGGCGCGCCCCGCAAGGCCGCGCCCGCCAAGCCTGCTGCGCCGTCCCCGGTGTCGTCGGCCCGTCCAGCTGCCCCCAAGCCCGGCGTCCCGGCCCCCAAGCCGGCCGCTGCCGAGGCTCCGGCGAGCAGCGCCCCCTCCGTGGCCCCGGCTTCCCCGGGTCCGCGTCCGGGCCCCAAGCCCGCACCGGCCAAGCCCGCTCCGGCGGCTCCGGTGCCCGCGGCCGAGTTCTCGGCCCCGGCTCCGGCCCAGCCCGCCGCGCCGCAGGCCCCGCGTCCCGCGGGTGCCACTCCCGGCCCGCGTCCCGCCCGTCCGGCTCCGGCCGGCGGTCAGCGTGACGGCGGCCGTGACGGTGGCCGTGGTGGCGAGCGTCCCGCACGTCCCGCCGGTCAGGGCGCCCCGCGTCCCGGCGGTCGCCCGGCCGGTCCCCGTCCGGGCAACAACCCCTTCACCTCGGGTGGCTCCACCGGCATGGCGCGCCCGCAGGCGCCCCGTCCGGGTGGTGCCCCCCGTCCCGGTGGCGGCGCTCCCGGCGCCCCGCGTCCGCAGGGTGGTCCCGGCGGAGCGCACTCCGGTCCTTCCGGCAGGCCCCAGGGCCCCGGCGGCGCCCGTCCGACCCCTGGCGGCATGCCGCGTCCGCAGGCTCCCCGCCCCGGTGGCGGCCCTGCGGGTAACCGCCCGAACCCGGGCATGATGCCGCAGCGTCCTGCTGCCAGTCCCCGTCCTGGTGGCGGTCCCGGCGGTGGCGGCGGCCGTGGTCCCGGTGGCGGCGGCGGTCGTCCCGGCGGTGCCGGTGCCGGTCGTCCCGGCGGCGGTGGCGGCGGTTTCGCCGGCCGTCCCGGTGGCGGTGGCGGTGGCGGTCGTCCTGGAGCGGGCGGCGGTTTCGCCGGTCGTCCCGGTGGCGGTGGCCCCGGTGGTGGCGGCGGCTTCGGTGGCGGCGGCGGCCGTCCCGGCTTCGGCGGTCGTCCGGGTGGTCCCGGTGGCCGTGGTGGCACGCAGGGCGCCTTCGGCCGTCCCGGCGGCCCGGCGCGCCGTGGCCGTAAGTCGAAGCGGCAGAGGCGCCAGGAGTACGAGGCCATGCAGGCTCCGTCGGTCGGCGGCGTGATGCTGCCTCGCGGCAATGGCGAGACCGTTCGCCTGTCGCGCGGTGCGTCCCTCACCGACTTCGCGGAGAAGATCAACGCCAACCCGGCGTCGCTCGTCGCCGTGATGATGAACCTCGGCGAAATGGTCACGGCCACGCAGTCGGTCTCCGACGAGACGCTGCAGCTGCTGGCCGACGAGATGAACTACACGGTTCAGATCGTCAGCCCCGAGGAGGAGGACCGCGAGCTTCTCGAGTCCTTCGACATCGAGTTCGGCGAGGACGAGGGCGGCGAGGACATGCTCGTCTCCCGTCCGCCGGTCGTGACCGTCATGGGTCACGTCGACCACGGTAAGACCCGACTGCTGGACGCGATCCGCAAGACGAACGTCGTTGCGGGCGAGGCCGGCGGTATTACGCAGCACATCGGTGCGTACCAGGTCGGCACCGAGGTCAACGGTGAAGAGCGCAAGATCACCTTCATCGACACCCCGGGTCACGAGGCGTTCACCGCCATGCGTGCCCGTGGTGCCAAGTCCACCGACATCGCGATCCTCGTGGTCGCGGCGAACGACGGTGTGATGCCCCAGACGATCGAGGCACTGAACCACGCCAAGGCGGCCGGTGTGCCGATCGTGGTCGCGGTCAACAAGATCGATGTCGAGGGCGCGGACCCGACCAAGGTGCGCGGACAGCTGACCGAGTTCGGTCTGGTGGCCGAGGAGTACGGCGGCGACACGATGTTCGTCGACATCTCCGCCAAGCAGGCTCTGCACATCGACAGCCTGCTGGAGGCCGTGGTCCTGACCGCGGACGCCTCGCTCGATCTGCGTGCCAACGCGCAGATGGACGCGCAGGGTATTGCGATCGAGGCCCACCTCGACCGCGGCCGCGGTGCCGTCGCCACGGTGCTCGTCCAGCGCGGAACGCTCCGCGTCGGCGACACGATGGTCGCCGGTGACGCGTACGGCCGTGTCCGGGCGATGCTCGACGACAACGGCAACAACGTCGAGGAAGCGGGTCCGTCGACCCCCGTCCTGGTCCTGGGTCTCACCAACGTCCCCGGCGCCGGCGACAACTTCCTGGTCGTGGACGAGGACCGTACCGCCCGTCAGATCGCCGAGAAGCGTGCCGCACGCGAGCGCAACGCCGCGTTCGCCAAGCGCACCCGCCGGGTGTCCCTCGAGGACCTCGACAAGGTGCTCAAGGCCGGTCTGGTGCAGGATCTCAACGTCATCATCAAGGGCGACGCGTCCGGTTCGGTGGAGGCTCTCGAGTCCTCGCTGCTCCAGCTCGACGTCGGCGAAGAGGTCGAGATCCGCGTTCTGCACCGTGGTGTGGGTGCGGTCACCGAGTCCGACATCGACCTGGCGATGGGCTCCGACGCCATCGTCATCGGCTTCAACGTCCGTGCGGCCGGCCGTGCCGCGCAGATGGCGGAGCGCGAGGGCGTCGACGTCCGGTACTACTCGGTGATCTACCAGGCCATCGAGGAGATCGAGGCGGCCCTCAAGGGCATGCTCAAGCCGGAGTACGAAGAGGTCGAGCTCGGTACGGCGGAGATCCGCGAGGTCTTCCGCTCGTCCAAGCTGGGCAACATCGCGGGTGTTCTCATCCGTTCCGGCGAGGTCAAGCGCAACACCAAGGCCCGTCTCATCCGCGACGGCAAGGTCATCGCGGAAAGCCTCAACATCGAGGGCCTGCGCCGCTTCAAGGACGACGTCACCGAGATCCGCGAAGGCTTCGAGGGCGGTATCAACCTCGGCAACTTCAACGACATCAAGATCGACGACGTCATCGCGACATACGAGATGCGCGAGAAGCCTCGCGGCTGA
- a CDS encoding YlxR family protein codes for MSGRTRGRACPERTCVGCRERAAKTDLLRIVVTGDACVPDDRGTLPGRGAYVHPALVCLDLAVRRRAFPRAFRAKGPLDTADVRRYVEQAAQ; via the coding sequence GTGTCTGGCCGGACGCGTGGCCGCGCATGCCCTGAGCGAACCTGCGTGGGGTGCCGGGAGCGGGCGGCCAAGACCGATTTGCTGCGCATCGTGGTGACCGGAGACGCCTGCGTCCCCGATGATCGCGGTACGCTGCCCGGCCGGGGTGCATATGTACACCCCGCCTTGGTCTGTCTCGACCTGGCGGTCCGCCGCCGGGCGTTTCCCCGGGCCTTCAGGGCAAAGGGACCGCTCGATACCGCCGATGTAAGGCGGTATGTCGAGCAGGCGGCACAGTAA
- the nusA gene encoding transcription termination factor NusA translates to MDIDVKLLKGLAQEKEIPFDLLVEAIESALLIAYHRTEGSRRHARVVLSRDTGHVTVWAKEDPADLEEGQEPKEFDDTPSDFGRIAATTARQVIQQRLRDAENDVTFGEYARREGDVVAGMVQQGKDPKNVLVRLDDKLEAILPVQEQVPGEEYTHGLRLRTYVVRVAKGVRGPSVTLSRTHPNLVKKLFALEVPEIADGSVEIAAIAREAGHRTKIAVRSTRSGLNAKGACIGPMGSRVRNVMAELHGEKIDIVDWSDDPAEMVANALSPARVSKVEVVDLGARSARVTVPDYQLSLAIGKEGQNARLAARLTGWRIDIRPDTEQSGEQDSDRD, encoded by the coding sequence GTGGACATCGACGTAAAGCTCCTGAAGGGCTTGGCACAAGAGAAGGAGATCCCGTTCGACCTTCTGGTCGAGGCGATCGAGTCGGCCCTCCTCATCGCGTACCACCGCACCGAGGGCAGCCGCCGTCACGCCCGCGTCGTGCTGAGCCGGGACACCGGCCATGTGACGGTGTGGGCCAAGGAAGACCCTGCCGACCTCGAAGAGGGGCAGGAGCCCAAGGAGTTCGACGACACGCCCTCCGACTTCGGCCGGATCGCGGCCACCACGGCCCGCCAGGTCATCCAGCAGCGGCTGCGGGACGCCGAGAACGACGTCACCTTCGGTGAGTACGCCCGCCGTGAGGGCGATGTCGTCGCGGGCATGGTGCAGCAGGGCAAGGACCCCAAGAACGTCCTGGTCAGGCTGGACGACAAGCTTGAGGCCATCCTGCCGGTGCAGGAGCAGGTGCCGGGCGAGGAGTACACCCACGGTCTGCGCCTGCGTACGTACGTCGTGCGCGTCGCCAAGGGTGTGCGCGGTCCCTCCGTGACCCTGTCGCGCACCCACCCGAACCTGGTGAAGAAGCTCTTCGCACTGGAGGTTCCGGAGATCGCGGACGGCAGTGTCGAGATCGCCGCGATCGCCCGGGAGGCCGGTCACCGCACCAAGATCGCCGTCCGTTCGACTCGTTCGGGCCTCAACGCCAAGGGCGCCTGTATCGGCCCGATGGGCAGCCGTGTGCGTAACGTCATGGCCGAGCTGCACGGCGAGAAGATCGACATCGTGGACTGGTCGGACGACCCGGCCGAGATGGTGGCCAACGCCCTCTCGCCGGCCCGCGTCAGCAAGGTGGAGGTCGTCGACCTCGGCGCCCGCTCCGCGCGGGTGACCGTCCCCGACTACCAGCTGTCGCTGGCGATCGGCAAGGAGGGGCAGAACGCCCGTCTGGCCGCCCGTCTCACCGGCTGGCGCATCGACATCCGCCCCGACACGGAGCAGAGCGGCGAGCAGGACTCCGACCGGGACTGA
- the rimP gene encoding ribosome maturation factor RimP has protein sequence MSTTQSERLRGLLEPLVSAADLDLEEIEVSRAGKRRMLRITVDSDEGATLDACAELSRVISQKLDETDAMGEGEYVLEVSSPGADRPLTEHRHYVRATGRLVKLQLHESGELVARILTVDDEGLDLEVPGVKGRKPTARRVTFAEIAKARVEIEFNRKDKKEEEA, from the coding sequence ATGAGCACCACCCAGAGCGAGAGGCTGCGCGGGCTGCTGGAACCGCTCGTCAGCGCCGCGGACCTGGATCTGGAAGAGATCGAGGTGTCCCGGGCGGGCAAGCGCCGCATGCTGAGGATCACCGTGGACTCCGACGAGGGCGCCACGCTGGACGCCTGTGCCGAGCTGAGCCGCGTCATCTCGCAGAAGCTCGACGAGACGGACGCGATGGGCGAGGGCGAGTACGTACTCGAAGTGAGCTCGCCCGGCGCCGACCGCCCGCTGACCGAGCACCGCCACTACGTTCGCGCGACCGGCCGCCTTGTGAAGCTCCAGCTGCACGAGAGCGGGGAACTGGTGGCGCGCATCCTCACCGTGGACGACGAGGGACTCGACCTCGAGGTGCCGGGTGTGAAGGGGCGCAAGCCCACCGCCCGCCGGGTCACCTTCGCGGAGATCGCCAAGGCCCGCGTGGAGATCGAGTTCAACCGCAAGGACAAGAAGGAAGAGGAGGCGTAG
- a CDS encoding ferritin-like domain-containing protein: MSALDAVQAALAAEHAAVYGYGVVGGRIGDARKAEAMSAYAAHRARRDALARTARDLGGEPAASAAAYALPFRVPDAAAALRLAAVLEDRVANVYSDLVRAAEGPLRKDAASALREAAVRAVRWRGSGVAFPGLTERT, translated from the coding sequence GTGAGCGCGCTTGACGCCGTACAGGCCGCGCTCGCCGCCGAGCACGCGGCGGTGTACGGGTACGGGGTCGTCGGCGGCCGGATCGGTGACGCCCGCAAGGCCGAGGCGATGTCCGCTTACGCCGCGCACCGGGCCCGCCGGGACGCGCTGGCCCGCACGGCCCGCGATCTGGGAGGCGAGCCCGCCGCGTCGGCCGCCGCTTACGCGCTGCCCTTTCGGGTCCCGGACGCGGCTGCGGCCCTGCGGCTCGCCGCCGTGCTGGAGGACCGGGTGGCGAACGTCTACTCCGACCTCGTACGAGCCGCCGAGGGCCCGCTGCGGAAGGACGCCGCAAGCGCGCTGCGCGAAGCGGCCGTCCGGGCGGTGCGCTGGCGCGGCAGCGGCGTAGCCTTTCCTGGGCTCACGGAGCGGACCTAA